In Cherax quadricarinatus isolate ZL_2023a chromosome 71, ASM3850222v1, whole genome shotgun sequence, one DNA window encodes the following:
- the Polr1E gene encoding DNA-directed RNA polymerase I subunit RPA49, translating into MSSIKDSMVAAPVFKKKKKKKCVIEDVIQRHRSRVEPIFVKFANGRPCKNAELNGILHQKASKDCRQQRRVLTLETRRLDYAGKDFGTEASQMYKKQYVFLGILNKATGKMRLVETSSFCVSPLLKPVETTNVRLSKTLNSMTNEEKQEAAASAFGTKRAQQYINRKKQYKEITQNMSEAIGQAATSAILKLSEFEEKRAETTFLSILPECNREASQLEDVYSLEAIAPDNFLLHLAAFARGILEGKDPQPKSSALFQELLESAKLEKDEENRIRLTCVAVYVEYLVNFLKLRRREIQDLKTQEKTLKGCPLKIKHYILNEYSQIHYNKRVRSTHNEDSATCCVLILSLIVMKYKLLVNTLLQSLPITRDRLNILMKVVGATYVAEKHSYVLKIPLAKFPQPHMKKKQYGKKTFGNI; encoded by the exons atgtctTCAATAAAAGACAGCATGGTTGCTGCTCCTGTtttcaagaagaagaagaagaagaaatgtgTTATAGAAGATGTTATCCAGAGGCACAGATCAAGAGTAGAACCAATATTTG TTAAATTTGCAAATGGCAGGCCTTGTAAGAATGCAGAGTTGAATGGAATATTACATCAGAAAGCCTCGAAAGATTGTCGTCAACAAAGGCGAGTCCTTACATTAGAAACTCGGAGATTAGACTATGCTGGAAAGGACTTTGGAACAGAAGCCAGTCAAATGTATAAGAAGCAGTATGTTTTTCTTGGCATACTAAATAAAGCTACAG GAAAAATGAGACTTGTAGAAACAAGCTCATTTTGTGTTAGCCCACTGTTAAAACCAGTTGAAACTACCAATGTTCGTTTATCTAAAACCTTAAACTCAATGACTAATGAAGAGAAGCAAGAAGCGGCTGCCTCTGCATTTGGAACTAAAAGAGCACAGCAATATATCAACCGCAAGAAGCAATATAAA GAGATTACACAAAACATGTCTGAAGCAATTGGTCAggctgcaacatctgccattttGAAACTTAGTGAGTTTGAAGAAAAAAGGGCAGAGACTACATTTTTATCTATTTTACCAGAATGTAATAGAGAG GCAAGTCAGCTAGAGGATGTATACAGTTTAGAGGCTATTGCTCCTGACAACTTCTTGCTGCACTTGGCAGCATTTGCAAGAGGGATTTTAGAAGGAAAGGATCCACAGCCTAA GAGCTCAGCACTGTTCCAAGAATTGTTAGAAAGTGCTAAATTGGAGAAAGACGAAGAAAATCGGATACGGTTAACTTGTGTAGCTGTGTACGTGGAGTACTTGGTGAACTTTCTGAAGCTCAGGCGTCGAGAAATACAAGACTTAAAGACTCAGGAAAAAACCCTGAAAGGATGTCCTCTAAAGATAAAGCACTATATTTTGAATGAGTATTCCCAAATTCATTACAATAAGAG GGTACGCTCAACTCACAATGAGGACAGTGCTACTTGCTGTGTTTTGATTTTGTCTTTAATAGTGATGAAATACAAGTTATTAGTCAACACACTGCTTCAGTCCCTGCCAATCACTCGAGACAG GCTTAACATCCTCATGAAAGTGGTTGGAGCAACATACGTGGCTGAAAAACATTCCTATGTACTCAAAATCCCACTAGCCAAATTCCCTCAACCACATATGAAGAAAAAGCAATATGGAAAAAAAACGTTTGGTAATATTTAA